CTGCAGCAGCACCTGAAAGCGGTCGAGGGCGTTAGCAAAGCGCGCCTCGTTCGTCTCACCCGCCTCGAACTCGTCCCACAGACTGCGGAATTCAACACCCTGGTCGGGCGGCAGCAGACCAAAGACCTGCTCAGCGGCACGGCGTTCACGCGCGAGCTTGTCTTTATTCCCCTCAACATCGAAGCAGAAGGTATCACCCGCCTCGATCTCGATCACATCATGCAGCAGGAGCATCTTCAACACCCGCGACTGGTCGGTTGGCGAGGGCGCATATTCGGCCAGCACCATTGCCATACTGGCGATATGCCAGGAATGCTCGGCAGTGTTCTCGCGACGGGACTCATCCATGACCAGATTCTGACGCAGCACCAGCTTGAGCCGGTCAAGACATTCAA
Above is a genomic segment from Geopsychrobacter electrodiphilus DSM 16401 containing:
- a CDS encoding HD domain-containing protein, whose product is MDRMKQQIAFIECLDRLKLVLRQNLVMDESRRENTAEHSWHIASMAMVLAEYAPSPTDQSRVLKMLLLHDVIEIEAGDTFCFDVEGNKDKLARERRAAEQVFGLLPPDQGVEFRSLWDEFEAGETNEARFANALDRFQVLLQNFNTRGGTWRIHNIDRARVVARMLPIKEGAPALWPQVVKYLDEACAAGLLRELTPEEEQASGR